One stretch of Campylobacter sp. CNRCH_2014_0184h DNA includes these proteins:
- a CDS encoding thioredoxin fold domain-containing protein: MKKSLALLTLASSLFAASNEEIINFFKKNPNLSNANISVSSREKIPDTNFEAVIVNFEISGKNFQEIVFTQDNIITTEVIDVKKGEFYSQVYQAKLMEKQQAEFSKKALVELKKEKMFVSLGDKNKPLLYVFSDPECPYCRMHLDKIEETLKTHQVKFILTPIHDTSAFEKSALIYKESKNAKDDAQKIAIMKKYYDKDIKDYKKPSEAEVKAVRETFAKYSKLGLRAVPTIIDAQK; the protein is encoded by the coding sequence ATGAAAAAATCTCTAGCTCTTTTGACTCTTGCTAGCTCTTTATTTGCTGCAAGTAATGAAGAAATTATTAATTTTTTTAAGAAAAATCCAAATTTATCAAATGCAAATATTAGTGTTTCTAGTAGAGAAAAAATTCCTGATACTAACTTTGAAGCCGTGATAGTTAATTTTGAAATTAGTGGTAAAAATTTCCAAGAAATCGTTTTCACTCAAGATAATATCATCACAACCGAAGTAATTGATGTAAAAAAAGGTGAGTTTTATTCTCAAGTTTATCAAGCAAAACTCATGGAAAAACAACAAGCTGAATTTTCAAAAAAAGCTCTAGTAGAACTTAAAAAAGAAAAAATGTTTGTTTCTTTAGGTGATAAAAATAAACCTTTGCTTTATGTTTTTAGCGATCCTGAATGTCCATACTGTAGAATGCATTTAGATAAAATAGAAGAAACACTAAAAACTCATCAAGTTAAATTTATCTTAACCCCTATCCATGATACAAGCGCATTTGAAAAATCTGCATTAATCTATAAAGAAAGCAAAAATGCTAAAGATGATGCACAAAAAATCGCTATCATGAAAAAATACTATGATAAAGATATAAAAGATTATAAAAAGCCTAGTGAAGCTGAAGTTAAAGCAGTAAGAGAAACTTTTGCAAAATACTCTAAACTTGGTCTTCGTGCCGTACCAACCATAATCGATGCTCAAAAATAA
- the gdhA gene encoding NADP-specific glutamate dehydrogenase produces MSMAKQYINETLEKIQTISPRQPIFFQAATEVLNSLEPLLESNKTYQDHAILERIVMPEKTTIFRVVYINDAGKAQTHFGYRVQFNSSLGPYKGGLRFHPSVNLDVLKFLGFEQIFKNSLTGLMIGGAKGGANFDPKGKSEAEIMRFCQAFMAELSKIIGASTDVPAGDIGVGAREIGYMFGAYKKISSNFDGTLTGKKIPWGGSLARTEATGYGCVYFTQEMLAKYSNALEGKECAVSGSGNVAIYTIEKLHQLGAKAITISDSDGFVYDKDGIDLDLLKEIKEVKRARVSDYAALKKGAIFTPKSAYKQGCNGVWSIPCDIAFPSATQNELNLEDIKTLYHNGCRMVAEGANMPSTLEAIDFMLNQKDFLFAPAKAANAGGVATSQLEMQQNASMCQWSFDEVDAKLHKIMKNIFENSYECAKAYNHEGNLVVGSNIAGFKKVADAMIDHGYI; encoded by the coding sequence ATGAGTATGGCTAAACAATATATCAACGAAACTTTAGAAAAAATTCAAACAATTTCCCCAAGACAACCTATCTTTTTTCAAGCAGCAACTGAGGTATTAAATTCTTTAGAACCTTTACTTGAATCTAACAAAACTTATCAAGATCATGCAATATTAGAGCGTATTGTAATGCCTGAAAAAACAACTATATTTAGAGTTGTATATATCAATGATGCAGGTAAAGCTCAAACACATTTTGGCTATAGAGTGCAGTTTAATTCTAGTTTAGGTCCTTATAAAGGTGGACTTAGATTTCATCCTAGTGTAAATTTGGATGTTTTAAAATTTTTAGGTTTTGAGCAAATTTTTAAAAATTCTTTAACAGGGTTGATGATAGGCGGTGCTAAAGGTGGAGCAAATTTTGACCCTAAGGGTAAAAGTGAAGCAGAAATTATGCGTTTTTGTCAAGCTTTTATGGCTGAACTTTCAAAAATCATAGGTGCAAGCACTGATGTGCCAGCGGGTGATATAGGGGTTGGTGCTAGGGAAATTGGATATATGTTTGGAGCTTATAAGAAAATTAGCTCTAATTTTGATGGAACTTTAACGGGAAAGAAAATTCCATGGGGTGGAAGTTTAGCAAGAACAGAAGCAACAGGATATGGCTGCGTGTATTTTACTCAAGAAATGCTAGCAAAATATAGCAATGCATTAGAAGGAAAAGAGTGTGCAGTCTCAGGTAGTGGAAATGTGGCAATTTATACCATAGAAAAATTACACCAACTTGGCGCAAAAGCAATCACAATAAGCGATAGTGATGGATTTGTTTATGATAAAGATGGAATAGATTTAGATTTATTAAAAGAAATTAAAGAAGTAAAAAGAGCTAGAGTGAGTGATTATGCAGCGCTTAAAAAAGGTGCAATTTTTACTCCAAAAAGTGCGTATAAACAAGGTTGTAATGGAGTATGGAGTATACCTTGTGATATAGCTTTTCCAAGTGCTACGCAAAATGAGTTAAATTTAGAAGATATTAAAACCTTATATCACAATGGTTGTCGTATGGTAGCAGAGGGAGCTAATATGCCAAGCACACTTGAAGCGATTGATTTTATGCTAAATCAAAAAGACTTTTTATTTGCTCCAGCTAAGGCTGCAAATGCAGGCGGGGTAGCGACTTCTCAACTTGAAATGCAACAAAACGCAAGTATGTGTCAATGGAGTTTTGATGAAGTTGATGCAAAATTGCATAAGATTATGAAAAATATTTTTGAAAACTCATACGAGTGTGCAAAAGCTTATAATCATGAAGGAAATTTAGTAGTAGGTTCAAACATAGCAGGCTTTAAAAAAGTAGCTGATGCGATGATTGATCATGGTTATATTTAA
- a CDS encoding MqnA/MqnD/SBP family protein gives MVFGKIDYLNLLPLHIYLKKTAFPSYVKQTTEYKKGVPSKLNRHLYFRRIDAAIISSIESRRKKYKTLNVGICASKKVKSVLVKKHSQSKEDASSATSNALAKVLKQKGEVIIGDKALKLYLQNPKDYIDLCELWYKKTKLPFVFARFSCVKNFSIYKKMMKNFTKSKIFIPQYILLDYSKSRNLSQKEISAYLKLIYYKIGTKEQMALKKFLAKTNSKIL, from the coding sequence ATGGTTTTTGGAAAGATAGATTATCTTAATTTACTCCCTTTGCATATCTATCTTAAAAAAACAGCTTTTCCTAGCTATGTTAAGCAAACTACAGAATACAAAAAAGGGGTTCCTAGTAAGCTAAATCGCCATTTGTATTTTAGACGCATTGACGCAGCGATTATTTCAAGTATTGAAAGTCGTAGAAAAAAATACAAAACCTTAAATGTGGGAATTTGCGCAAGCAAAAAGGTAAAAAGCGTTTTAGTAAAAAAACATTCTCAAAGCAAAGAAGATGCAAGTTCTGCAACTTCTAATGCTCTTGCAAAAGTTTTAAAGCAAAAAGGGGAGGTTATCATCGGTGATAAGGCTTTAAAACTTTATTTGCAAAATCCAAAAGATTATATTGATTTGTGTGAATTATGGTATAAAAAGACAAAACTTCCTTTTGTTTTTGCACGTTTTTCTTGTGTTAAAAATTTTTCTATTTATAAAAAAATGATGAAAAATTTCACAAAAAGTAAAATTTTCATCCCACAATATATTTTGCTAGATTATTCTAAATCAAGAAATCTTTCTCAAAAGGAAATTAGCGCATACTTAAAGCTAATTTATTACAAAATAGGAACAAAGGAGCAAATGGCGCTAAAAAAATTTTTAGCTAAAACAAACAGCAAGATACTATAA
- a CDS encoding malic enzyme-like NAD(P)-binding protein — MNLKEEALEYHLGGKVDIVARKPMDSAHDLSLAYSPGVAEPCVEIAKDETLAYKYTNKANLVAIVSDGSAVLGLGNIGASASKPVMEGKACLFKKFANVNAYDLEINAHSVDEIVTFCKAIAPTFGGINLEDISAPKCFEIEAALQDLGIPVMHDDQHGTAIISTAGLMNAMEISGKKFEDIKVVVSGAGAAGIASAKMYRNLGVKNIVLVDSKGVINTQRDDLNKYKLEFVSDTKDSTLREALKGADVFLGLSAPKILDDEMILSMAKDPVIFALANPVPEVMPEDVKRVRNDAIVGTGRSDYPNQINNVLGFPFIFRGALDVKATKITENMKVAAAKALADLAKLEVTDEVKQAYGVEELSFGRDYVIPKPFDSRVKAVVSAAVAKAAVEDGVALVKEFDYQKYLVSLQ, encoded by the coding sequence ATGAATTTAAAAGAAGAGGCTTTAGAATACCACTTAGGGGGTAAAGTAGATATTGTTGCTAGAAAGCCTATGGATAGTGCGCATGATTTATCTTTAGCTTATTCTCCAGGGGTTGCTGAACCTTGTGTTGAGATAGCAAAAGATGAAACTTTGGCTTATAAATACACTAATAAAGCTAATTTAGTTGCCATAGTAAGTGATGGTAGTGCGGTTTTGGGACTTGGCAATATAGGAGCAAGTGCAAGTAAGCCTGTGATGGAAGGAAAGGCTTGTTTGTTTAAAAAATTTGCTAATGTTAATGCTTATGATTTAGAAATTAATGCTCATAGTGTAGATGAAATTGTTACCTTTTGTAAAGCTATAGCACCTACTTTTGGAGGGATTAATTTAGAAGATATATCTGCGCCAAAATGCTTTGAAATAGAAGCTGCTTTACAAGATCTTGGAATTCCTGTAATGCATGATGATCAACACGGTACAGCGATCATTTCTACAGCAGGATTAATGAATGCTATGGAAATTAGTGGTAAAAAATTTGAAGATATTAAAGTAGTAGTAAGTGGTGCAGGTGCAGCGGGTATTGCAAGTGCTAAAATGTATAGAAATTTAGGGGTTAAAAATATCGTTTTAGTAGATAGCAAAGGTGTGATTAATACTCAAAGAGATGATTTAAATAAATACAAACTAGAATTTGTGAGCGATACTAAAGATAGCACTTTAAGAGAGGCTTTAAAGGGTGCTGATGTGTTTTTGGGTTTGAGTGCACCTAAGATTTTAGATGATGAGATGATTTTAAGTATGGCTAAAGATCCTGTGATTTTTGCATTAGCTAATCCTGTGCCTGAAGTAATGCCTGAAGATGTTAAAAGGGTTAGAAATGATGCTATAGTTGGAACAGGTAGAAGTGATTATCCAAATCAAATTAACAATGTTTTAGGTTTTCCTTTTATTTTTAGAGGAGCCTTAGATGTAAAAGCGACTAAAATCACTGAAAATATGAAAGTAGCTGCTGCTAAAGCTTTGGCTGATTTAGCTAAGCTTGAGGTAACTGATGAGGTAAAACAAGCTTATGGAGTAGAAGAGCTTAGCTTTGGTAGAGATTATGTGATACCAAAACCATTTGATAGCAGGGTAAAAGCTGTAGTTAGTGCTGCTGTGGCAAAAGCTGCAGTTGAAGATGGAGTGGCTTTAGTAAAAGAATTTGACTATCAAAAATATCTAGTAAGCTTACAATAG
- the gltX gene encoding glutamate--tRNA ligase — MQEITTRFAPSPTGYLHIGGLRTALYNYLYARKNKGKFLLRIEDTDLKRNSQEATQAIIEAFKWCGLDYDGTIEYQSQRFEIYKKYIQKLLDEGKAYYCYMSKEELDELRAKQEAAKERPKYDGRYRDFKGTPPSGIEPVVRIKAPQSGEIKFIDGIKGEVSFKAEDILDDFVIARSDGSPIYNLTVVIDDALMGVSDVIRGDDHLSNTPKQIVLYEALGFKIPKFYHVAMIHGEDGKKLSKRHGATDVMEYKNMGILPQALLNFLVRLGWSHGDDEIFSLESMQELFDPNHINKSASCYNFKKLEWLNAHYIKTLPFEEINRQLKDLGFDLSQYEKAGFLLDMLRERAKTLHDIINGAKVLLNDPKEYDQKAVDKFLNVTNLTYLEKYAMVLNEQKNACEFEELTNQFLEENNLKLKDLAQAIRIALTGISVSPSIFEVLEFLGVQKAKLRIENLLTYMKGK, encoded by the coding sequence ATGCAAGAAATCACAACGCGTTTTGCTCCTTCTCCAACAGGATATTTGCACATAGGAGGGCTTAGAACGGCTTTATATAATTATCTTTATGCAAGAAAAAATAAGGGTAAATTTTTATTGCGTATTGAAGATACGGATTTAAAAAGAAATTCACAAGAAGCTACACAAGCTATTATAGAAGCATTTAAATGGTGTGGGCTTGATTATGATGGGACGATTGAGTATCAATCCCAAAGATTTGAAATTTATAAAAAATACATTCAAAAATTATTAGATGAGGGTAAGGCTTATTATTGTTATATGAGCAAAGAAGAGCTTGATGAGTTAAGAGCTAAGCAAGAGGCAGCCAAAGAGCGCCCAAAATACGATGGTAGATATAGAGATTTTAAAGGAACTCCCCCAAGTGGTATTGAGCCTGTGGTGCGTATAAAAGCACCACAAAGTGGAGAGATTAAATTTATAGATGGTATTAAAGGCGAGGTTAGTTTTAAGGCTGAAGATATTTTAGATGATTTTGTAATTGCAAGAAGCGATGGCAGCCCAATTTATAATTTAACTGTTGTAATTGATGATGCGCTAATGGGTGTGAGTGATGTTATAAGAGGGGATGATCATTTATCAAATACCCCAAAACAAATCGTTCTTTATGAGGCACTAGGCTTTAAAATTCCTAAATTTTATCATGTGGCTATGATACATGGTGAAGATGGTAAAAAACTTTCTAAGCGTCATGGAGCAACTGATGTGATGGAGTATAAAAATATGGGGATTTTACCTCAAGCCCTGCTAAATTTCTTAGTGCGTCTTGGTTGGAGTCATGGCGATGATGAGATTTTTTCTTTAGAAAGCATGCAAGAGCTTTTTGATCCAAATCATATTAATAAAAGTGCTTCTTGCTATAATTTTAAAAAGCTAGAATGGCTTAATGCTCATTATATTAAAACTTTACCTTTTGAAGAAATCAATAGACAATTAAAAGATTTAGGTTTTGATTTAAGTCAGTATGAAAAAGCGGGATTTTTACTAGATATGTTAAGAGAGAGAGCTAAAACCTTGCATGATATCATTAATGGGGCTAAAGTGTTACTAAATGACCCAAAAGAATACGATCAAAAGGCTGTAGATAAATTTCTTAATGTAACAAATTTAACTTATTTGGAAAAATACGCTATGGTTTTAAATGAGCAAAAAAATGCTTGCGAATTTGAAGAATTAACTAATCAATTCTTAGAAGAAAATAATCTTAAGTTAAAAGATCTAGCTCAAGCCATACGCATTGCACTCACTGGAATCTCGGTAAGTCCTAGTATATTTGAAGTATTAGAATTTTTAGGAGTGCAAAAAGCTAAGCTTAGAATAGAAAATTTACTAACTTACATGAAGGGGAAATAA
- a CDS encoding peptidylprolyl isomerase, with translation MRKFLISCCFAANILYAQTLGGVAMVVENQPITLYDIEQTMKELKTNDKQKAIAFLVDDKVQQSEAKKLGIYVSTFELNEKLAQIAKGNKTDINGLQSKIEKDGLSFEVFKNKVRKDLEREKLYRSIMQNAKINIDDETLKHFYESNLDKFSTFSNIDLVVYNSTNPELLQQLAQNPMYKNSQIKSKAISLNAASLDPRLLALLNNTKIGEFTPVLNGENAYIVYFVKEKYGKNPIEFDLIKDQVSNVYTLTQKEQALKNHLDKIRANAHIEELR, from the coding sequence ATGAGAAAATTTTTAATATCTTGTTGTTTTGCTGCAAATATTTTATATGCTCAAACCCTTGGTGGCGTAGCAATGGTAGTAGAAAATCAACCTATTACTCTTTATGATATAGAACAAACCATGAAAGAATTAAAAACTAATGATAAACAAAAGGCTATAGCATTTTTAGTAGATGATAAAGTTCAACAAAGTGAAGCTAAAAAGTTAGGAATTTATGTAAGTACTTTTGAGCTTAATGAAAAATTAGCCCAAATAGCAAAAGGCAATAAAACCGACATTAATGGTTTGCAATCAAAGATAGAAAAAGATGGTTTAAGTTTTGAAGTTTTTAAAAATAAGGTTAGAAAAGATCTTGAAAGAGAAAAGCTTTATAGAAGCATAATGCAAAATGCAAAAATCAATATCGATGATGAAACACTAAAACATTTTTATGAAAGCAATCTTGATAAATTTAGCACTTTTTCAAATATAGACTTAGTTGTTTATAATTCTACTAATCCTGAACTTTTACAACAGCTTGCACAAAATCCTATGTATAAAAATTCTCAAATTAAATCAAAAGCCATTAGTTTAAACGCAGCTAGTTTAGATCCAAGATTACTTGCTTTATTAAACAATACAAAAATAGGAGAATTTACTCCAGTATTAAATGGTGAAAATGCTTATATAGTATATTTTGTAAAAGAAAAATATGGTAAAAATCCTATCGAATTTGACTTAATCAAAGATCAAGTTAGCAATGTCTATACTCTAACTCAAAAAGAACAAGCCTTAAAAAATCATCTTGATAAAATAAGAGCAAATGCTCATATAGAAGAATTAAGATAG
- a CDS encoding acetyl-CoA carboxylase biotin carboxylase subunit has protein sequence MEIKKVLIANRGEIALRALRTVKEMGKKAICVYSTADKDALYLKYADASICIGNARSSESYLNIPAIISAAEISEADAIFPGYGFLSENQNFVEICAKHNIKFIGPSVAAMALMSDKSKAKQVMQRAGVPVIPGSDGALGGVEAAKKLAKEIGYPVILKAAAGGGGRGMRVVEDEKDLEKAYWSAESEAMSAFGDGTMYMEKYIQNPRHIEVQIIGDSFGNVIHLGERDCSMQRRHQKLIEESPAILLDEKTRARLHETAVKAAKAIDYEGAGTFEFLVDKNLDFYFIEMNTRLQVEHCVSEMVSGVDIIELMIKVAEGYPLPKQEEIKLKGHSIECRITAEDSKTFLPCPGKITKYVAPAGRNVRMESHCYQDYSVPPYYDSMIGKLVVWGEDRNTAISKMKIALQELIVGGIKTTKDFHLAMMDNADFINNNYDTNYLSRH, from the coding sequence ATGGAAATTAAAAAAGTTTTAATAGCAAATCGTGGAGAAATTGCATTAAGAGCTTTAAGAACTGTAAAAGAAATGGGAAAAAAAGCAATTTGTGTGTATTCTACTGCAGATAAAGATGCTTTGTATTTAAAATACGCTGATGCAAGTATTTGTATAGGAAATGCTAGAAGTTCAGAAAGTTATTTAAATATCCCAGCTATTATTAGTGCGGCTGAAATTAGCGAAGCGGATGCGATTTTTCCAGGATATGGATTTTTAAGTGAAAATCAAAATTTTGTTGAAATTTGTGCAAAACACAACATCAAATTCATAGGCCCTTCAGTAGCTGCTATGGCACTAATGAGTGATAAAAGTAAAGCAAAACAAGTAATGCAAAGAGCAGGCGTACCTGTAATCCCAGGAAGCGATGGAGCTTTAGGTGGGGTTGAAGCGGCAAAAAAACTTGCCAAAGAAATCGGCTATCCTGTGATTTTAAAAGCAGCAGCAGGCGGTGGTGGCCGTGGTATGCGTGTAGTTGAAGATGAAAAAGATTTGGAAAAAGCTTATTGGTCAGCAGAAAGTGAAGCTATGAGTGCTTTTGGTGATGGTACTATGTATATGGAAAAATACATCCAAAATCCACGTCATATAGAAGTACAAATCATAGGAGATAGCTTTGGTAACGTGATACATTTGGGTGAGAGAGATTGCTCTATGCAAAGACGCCATCAAAAGCTTATAGAAGAATCTCCTGCAATTTTACTAGATGAAAAAACAAGAGCAAGACTTCATGAAACAGCAGTTAAAGCTGCTAAGGCTATTGATTATGAGGGTGCGGGAACTTTTGAGTTTTTAGTGGATAAAAATTTAGATTTTTATTTTATCGAGATGAATACGCGCTTGCAAGTTGAGCATTGTGTGAGTGAGATGGTAAGTGGGGTAGATATTATCGAGCTTATGATTAAAGTAGCAGAAGGGTATCCTTTACCAAAGCAAGAAGAAATTAAACTTAAAGGCCATTCTATAGAATGTAGAATCACTGCTGAAGATTCCAAAACTTTCTTACCTTGCCCAGGTAAAATCACAAAATACGTAGCTCCAGCAGGACGCAATGTAAGAATGGAAAGTCATTGTTATCAAGATTATAGCGTGCCTCCTTATTATGATTCTATGATTGGAAAATTAGTTGTTTGGGGAGAAGATAGGAACACAGCTATTTCTAAAATGAAAATAGCCTTGCAAGAGCTTATTGTAGGTGGGATAAAAACAACAAAAGATTTTCATTTAGCGATGATGGATAATGCAGATTTTATCAATAATAATTATGATACAAATTATCTTTCAAGACATTAA
- the accB gene encoding acetyl-CoA carboxylase biotin carboxyl carrier protein, with translation MTKEEIKELMQLFAEANISKIKIKEQDGFEIELERDMCCELPAPAPVAPAPQPINVNVVNETKASSNSSNKPTINSPMVGTFYQAPSPGAAPFAKAGQTIKKGSTIAIIEAMKIMNEIEAEYDCRIVEVLVADGQPVEFGMPLFVVEKL, from the coding sequence ATGACAAAAGAAGAAATCAAAGAACTAATGCAACTTTTTGCAGAAGCAAATATAAGCAAGATTAAAATAAAAGAACAAGACGGATTTGAAATAGAACTTGAAAGAGATATGTGTTGTGAATTACCAGCTCCAGCTCCTGTTGCTCCAGCTCCACAACCAATTAACGTAAATGTAGTTAATGAAACCAAAGCAAGCTCAAACTCTTCTAATAAACCAACTATCAACAGTCCTATGGTAGGTACTTTCTATCAAGCTCCAAGCCCAGGTGCAGCACCTTTTGCTAAAGCAGGACAAACTATTAAAAAAGGAAGTACTATAGCAATCATTGAAGCGATGAAAATCATGAATGAAATCGAAGCTGAATATGATTGTAGAATAGTAGAAGTTTTAGTTGCAGATGGTCAGCCTGTAGAATTTGGCATGCCTTTATTTGTGGTGGAGAAATTATAA